TTTTCAACAAAAAAACCATCCGACTAAAAGCCGGATGGTTGATATATTGAAGTATTTTATTACTTTACTGTCAGTGACTAGTAGTCCCTGCCACCGCCACGGTTGTAACCACCACCGCTGCCACGGTTGTCTCCATAACCACCGCCTGAACGGCCACCGCCGCTACCGCCACGGTTGTTATTGAAACTTCTTCTTTCACCTTCCGGCTTTGGCTCTGATTTGTTTACAACAATATTACGGCTTTGAACCGTTGCGCCATTCAATTCGTCGATTGCTTTTTGTCCTTCGTCATCATTTGACATTTCAACAAAACCAAATCCTTTGCTTCTTCCGGTAAATTTATCGCTGATAATTTTAACTGAATCTACTGTACCATAAGCCTCGAAAGACTCTCTTAAATCTGCTTCCTCAATACTGAACGGAAGATTTCCAACAAAAATATTCATACTATTCTATTAAATTAAATTCACACAAATGTAAGCGTTATTTTGAGAGCAGCACTATTTATTTACTTATTTATAACACTTTAAAAAGAAATCTTTTTCGTATTTTACAGAAAATT
This genomic stretch from Flavobacterium pallidum harbors:
- a CDS encoding RNA recognition motif domain-containing protein; translation: MNIFVGNLPFSIEEADLRESFEAYGTVDSVKIISDKFTGRSKGFGFVEMSNDDEGQKAIDELNGATVQSRNIVVNKSEPKPEGERRSFNNNRGGSGGGRSGGGYGDNRGSGGGYNRGGGRDY